A region from the Variovorax sp. V93 genome encodes:
- a CDS encoding radical SAM protein yields MELPPPLFLFLQTNKRCNLRCEHCDFWKLDDADRARYLGAARRRELLAEFAGMNPRGSVVICGGESMLDLEDYFHISRSCRELGLTCLSVINGTRVRDEAMAERMIREGPHGISVSLNSHRPALHDRTRGVKGAFGKAADALRLLLAARSRAPGSDTKINVMGLIFDENYLELEDFYAFVLDELGADKLKLNFLQPSFGQMALVDPFFTAHRDVDPDRLVEVIRRCDQRFRLGLNPLWLHQVHMYFSTLRACPDAARGWGSHTRTPEHICNTYERNIMVDHYGVARLCFSGSFPGMRLDKPGDLRLFWREAEFVRTAMRGCNQFCGISHSVRRETSTCASRRPAALFPAARPTARTIPVLADRGS; encoded by the coding sequence GTGGAACTGCCGCCGCCCCTGTTCCTGTTCCTCCAGACCAACAAGCGCTGCAACCTGCGTTGCGAGCACTGCGACTTCTGGAAGCTCGACGACGCCGACCGCGCGCGCTACCTCGGCGCGGCGCGCCGGCGCGAGCTGCTGGCGGAGTTCGCCGGGATGAATCCCCGGGGCAGCGTGGTGATTTGCGGCGGCGAGAGCATGCTCGACCTGGAAGACTACTTCCACATCTCGCGCAGCTGCCGCGAACTGGGCCTGACCTGCCTGTCGGTCATCAACGGCACCCGCGTGCGCGACGAGGCCATGGCCGAGCGCATGATCCGCGAGGGCCCGCATGGCATCTCGGTGTCGCTCAACAGCCATCGGCCGGCCCTGCACGACCGCACGCGCGGCGTGAAGGGCGCCTTCGGCAAGGCGGCCGATGCGCTGCGCCTGCTGCTGGCGGCGCGCTCGCGCGCGCCGGGCAGCGATACGAAGATCAACGTGATGGGCCTCATCTTCGACGAGAACTACCTCGAGCTGGAGGACTTCTACGCCTTCGTGCTGGACGAGCTGGGCGCCGACAAGCTGAAGCTGAACTTCCTGCAGCCCAGCTTCGGCCAGATGGCGCTGGTCGATCCGTTCTTCACAGCCCACCGCGACGTCGATCCGGACCGGCTGGTCGAGGTGATCCGCCGCTGCGACCAGCGCTTCCGCCTGGGACTGAACCCGCTCTGGCTGCATCAGGTCCACATGTACTTCTCCACGCTGCGCGCCTGCCCGGACGCGGCGCGCGGCTGGGGCTCGCACACGCGCACGCCGGAACACATCTGCAACACCTACGAGCGCAACATCATGGTGGACCACTATGGCGTGGCGCGCCTGTGCTTCTCGGGCAGCTTTCCGGGCATGCGGCTGGACAAGCCCGGCGACTTGCGCCTGTTCTGGCGCGAGGCGGAGTTCGTTCGCACAGCGATGCGCGGGTGCAACCAGTTCTGCGGCATCAGCCACAGCGTGCGACGGGAGACCAGCACCTGCGCCTCGCGCCGCCCGGCCGCGCTCTTTCCCGCGGCGCGGCCCACGGCCCGCACCATCCCCGTACTGGCGGACCGCGGAAGCTGA
- a CDS encoding glycosyltransferase, giving the protein MNDAPLRVAVVTPYHREPPAVLRRCMQSVRAQGHPQVVHYMVADGLPQPELLAEWPQVRHVPLPHGNANFGCTPRGIGALCALADGADMVCFLDADNLFLPGHVASVVQAYAEARGRGRPVDAVFSSRYMFLPGHEHLRIVPPDEAPGSDFVDTNCISLARSAGFLWGAWSQLPRSLTPVCDRAMCWLMQHHGLRVRWTRQSTVLYESHWRATYLQAGLPPPEGLHDELLSSAGVGLTPEELWGLLRVRWTFDPPARRA; this is encoded by the coding sequence GTGAACGACGCGCCGCTCAGGGTGGCTGTGGTCACCCCCTATCACCGCGAGCCGCCAGCCGTGCTGCGCCGCTGCATGCAGAGCGTGCGCGCGCAGGGCCATCCGCAGGTGGTGCACTACATGGTGGCGGACGGCCTTCCGCAGCCAGAGCTGCTGGCCGAATGGCCGCAGGTGCGGCATGTCCCGCTGCCGCACGGCAACGCCAACTTCGGCTGCACGCCGCGCGGCATCGGCGCGCTGTGCGCGCTGGCCGACGGCGCCGACATGGTGTGCTTCCTGGACGCGGACAACCTGTTCCTGCCCGGCCACGTCGCCTCGGTGGTGCAGGCCTACGCCGAGGCCCGGGGGCGGGGCCGGCCGGTCGATGCGGTGTTCTCTTCCCGGTACATGTTCCTGCCGGGCCACGAGCACCTGCGCATCGTTCCGCCGGACGAGGCGCCGGGCTCGGATTTCGTGGACACCAACTGCATCAGCCTGGCCCGCTCGGCCGGGTTTCTCTGGGGCGCCTGGTCGCAGCTGCCGCGTTCGCTGACCCCCGTGTGCGACCGGGCGATGTGCTGGCTCATGCAGCACCACGGGCTGCGGGTGCGCTGGACCCGGCAGAGCACCGTGCTGTACGAATCGCACTGGCGGGCCACCTATCTGCAGGCCGGCCTGCCGCCGCCCGAGGGGCTGCACGACGAGCTGCTGAGCTCGGCCGGAGTTGGCCTGACACCGGAGGAACTCTGGGGCCTGCTGCGGGTGCGGTGGACCTTCGATCCGCCGGCCCGGCGGGCATGA
- a CDS encoding hybrid sensor histidine kinase/response regulator — MSETLPSPGGRADASAPLHPTAPTPTLLVRGNLQRDLFRLGVVPCAAVALALTGWFTHSRLQTLEAAFDAEGQAVARQVAAMSDLSLYAGDLPALQNVANAALRGGQVMRVEISNSAGVYVTAGPKASSLAQLRMFTSPVTLREASRASAFAPAGSTAAGDTPIGLVQTFRDTTAYARERSRSLIASIGIALVALLAAWASVRHMARTVARPLRRISRTVAALEAGHFEARCDVAEGDSRASTGNSGRGRAHELTVLAHDIDRLAERLQRNRQISEERVREATAVALQRMAEAEQAALSRARFLAAASHDLRQPLHAMGLFIDGLLPGASPAQRPAMLRLQESTEFMGVLLDDLLEISRLDAQVLTPAITKVPLAALFDQLDAQHAATAVETHVRLRWSDRGLAVRSDAALLQRIVGNLVANALRHAPAGGTVLVAARRSRGKNGDSVRIEVRDNGIGIAPIHQGRIFEEFYQVANTERDRRRGFGLGLAICARIAALLGTRITLRSALQAGSTFALTLPAAHAADATAPEPVPLALTPLAGLHCMVVDDDPAILDGSRALLEQWGCQVECVATGAEAIARLGTGDVHFDAVLCDLQLAGDGDGMDVIDAARRLQPDALAVLVSGATGPEVLQRLRHGGVMLLTKPVAPAKLRALLTTRRHAHAA; from the coding sequence ATGAGCGAGACGCTGCCCTCCCCGGGCGGGCGCGCCGATGCATCGGCGCCGCTTCACCCCACCGCGCCGACGCCCACGCTGCTGGTGCGCGGCAACCTGCAGCGCGACCTGTTCCGGCTCGGCGTGGTGCCGTGCGCCGCGGTGGCGCTCGCGCTCACGGGCTGGTTCACCCACAGCCGGCTGCAGACGCTCGAGGCCGCCTTCGACGCCGAGGGCCAGGCGGTGGCGCGCCAGGTGGCGGCCATGTCCGACCTGAGCCTTTATGCCGGCGACCTGCCCGCGCTGCAGAACGTGGCCAATGCCGCGCTGCGCGGCGGCCAGGTGATGCGCGTGGAAATCAGCAACAGCGCCGGCGTCTACGTGACGGCCGGCCCCAAGGCCTCGTCGCTCGCGCAGCTGCGCATGTTCACCTCGCCGGTCACGCTGCGCGAAGCCTCGCGTGCCAGCGCCTTCGCGCCGGCCGGCTCCACCGCCGCCGGCGACACGCCCATCGGCCTGGTGCAGACCTTCCGCGACACCACGGCCTATGCGCGCGAACGCAGCCGCTCGCTGATCGCGAGCATCGGCATTGCGCTGGTGGCGCTGCTCGCAGCCTGGGCCTCGGTGCGCCACATGGCGCGCACGGTGGCACGGCCGCTGCGGCGCATCTCGCGCACCGTGGCCGCGCTCGAGGCCGGGCACTTCGAGGCGCGCTGCGATGTGGCCGAGGGCGACAGCCGCGCGTCCACCGGCAATTCCGGCAGGGGCCGCGCGCACGAGCTCACGGTGCTCGCGCACGACATCGACCGCCTGGCCGAACGCCTGCAGCGCAACCGGCAGATCAGCGAGGAGCGCGTGCGCGAGGCCACCGCGGTGGCGCTGCAGCGCATGGCCGAGGCCGAGCAGGCGGCGCTCTCGCGCGCCCGCTTCCTGGCCGCAGCCAGCCACGACCTGCGCCAGCCGCTGCATGCCATGGGCCTGTTCATCGACGGCCTGCTGCCGGGCGCCAGCCCCGCGCAGCGCCCCGCCATGCTGCGGCTGCAGGAGAGCACCGAGTTCATGGGCGTGCTGCTCGACGACCTGCTGGAGATCTCGCGGCTCGATGCCCAGGTGCTGACGCCGGCGATCACCAAGGTGCCGCTCGCGGCGCTGTTCGACCAGCTCGATGCGCAGCATGCCGCCACCGCGGTCGAAACGCATGTGCGCCTGCGCTGGAGCGACCGCGGCCTGGCGGTGCGCAGCGACGCCGCGCTGCTGCAGCGCATCGTCGGCAACCTGGTGGCCAATGCGCTGCGCCATGCGCCGGCCGGCGGCACCGTGCTGGTGGCCGCGCGCCGCAGCCGCGGAAAGAATGGCGACAGCGTGCGCATCGAGGTGCGCGACAACGGCATCGGCATCGCGCCCATCCACCAGGGCCGCATCTTCGAGGAGTTCTACCAGGTGGCCAACACCGAGCGCGACCGGCGCCGCGGCTTCGGCCTGGGCCTGGCGATCTGCGCGCGCATCGCGGCGCTGCTGGGCACCCGCATCACGCTGCGCTCGGCGCTGCAGGCAGGCAGCACCTTCGCACTCACCTTGCCCGCGGCCCATGCGGCCGACGCCACCGCGCCCGAGCCCGTGCCGCTCGCGCTGACGCCGCTGGCCGGCCTGCACTGCATGGTGGTGGACGACGACCCCGCCATCCTCGACGGCAGCCGCGCGCTGCTGGAGCAGTGGGGCTGCCAGGTCGAATGCGTGGCCACGGGCGCCGAGGCCATCGCGCGGCTGGGCACGGGCGATGTGCATTTCGACGCGGTGCTGTGCGACCTGCAGTTGGCCGGCGACGGCGACGGCATGGACGTGATCGACGCCGCCAGGCGCCTGCAGCCCGATGCGCTGGCGGTGCTGGTCTCGGGCGCCACCGGGCCCGAGGTGCTGCAGCGGCTGCGCCATGGCGGCGTGATGCTGCTGACCAAGCCGGTCGCGCCGGCCAAGCTGCGCGCGCTGCTCACCACGCGGCGCCATGCGCACGCGGCCTGA
- a CDS encoding ABC transporter substrate binding protein: MLALVCMAQPAASAAAAELTVLVGDELPAHAEFVQHLRASQEPGSRFELVRLAPGGAEAAQPVETARAEPESERGANAGVRTRSLRTAPANAALTLAVGAPAARAALERPGQQPLVLAMLSRLDYESLRASSPALKRGDRRVGVLLRDPAMADQLALIGAVLPQKHRIGVVATLESEPLVRELQRAAQNGNPPWDIQVEYAPDNRSLAGALHSVLPRSDALLVLPDLIGDNQAATLSVLRAGAGAGLPVFGASEGLVRSGGLAAAVSTPAQLAQQARQLGQKLASGAGGSTNPLVESAAPATVRVNVTVARGLGLRLPEERELTERLTVVR; this comes from the coding sequence GTGCTGGCCCTGGTGTGCATGGCGCAGCCCGCGGCCAGTGCCGCGGCGGCCGAGCTCACGGTGCTGGTGGGCGACGAGCTCCCTGCGCATGCCGAGTTCGTGCAGCACCTGCGCGCGAGCCAGGAGCCCGGCAGCCGCTTCGAACTGGTGCGGCTGGCCCCGGGCGGCGCCGAAGCCGCGCAGCCGGTGGAAACGGCCCGCGCCGAACCCGAGTCCGAACGCGGCGCCAATGCCGGCGTGCGCACGCGCAGCCTGCGCACCGCGCCCGCGAACGCCGCGCTCACCCTCGCGGTGGGCGCGCCCGCCGCACGCGCCGCGCTGGAGCGCCCGGGCCAGCAGCCGCTGGTGCTCGCGATGCTGAGCCGGCTCGACTACGAGAGCCTTCGCGCCAGCAGCCCGGCGCTCAAGCGCGGCGACCGGCGTGTGGGCGTGCTGCTGCGAGATCCGGCCATGGCGGACCAGCTGGCGCTGATCGGCGCGGTGCTGCCGCAGAAGCACCGCATCGGCGTGGTCGCCACGCTCGAATCCGAACCGCTGGTGCGCGAGCTGCAGCGCGCCGCGCAGAACGGCAATCCGCCCTGGGACATCCAGGTGGAGTACGCACCCGACAACAGGTCGCTGGCCGGCGCGCTGCACTCGGTGCTGCCGCGCAGCGATGCCCTGCTGGTGCTGCCCGACCTGATCGGCGACAACCAGGCCGCCACGCTCTCGGTGCTGCGCGCCGGCGCCGGCGCGGGCCTGCCGGTGTTCGGTGCCAGCGAAGGGCTGGTGCGCTCGGGCGGCCTGGCCGCCGCCGTCTCCACGCCGGCGCAACTGGCCCAGCAGGCGCGCCAGCTCGGGCAGAAGCTGGCGAGCGGCGCCGGCGGCAGCACCAACCCGCTGGTCGAATCGGCTGCGCCCGCGACCGTGCGGGTCAACGTCACCGTGGCGCGCGGACTCGGCCTGCGCCTGCCCGAGGAACGGGAACTGACCGAGCGGCTCACGGTCGTCCGATGA
- a CDS encoding ATP-binding protein, with protein MNWNFHVLRGLARLTFAQQLILLALVPATAATLAAIAVLTRQHLGNLTELMRANAQTVAMQVATAAQTPLLRMDRRMLQRTAQSGTYQPHVQQVQIWSEDGEIVANSETVDRARGEGLQVVVPIVSDEGRHNGKVMVEMSLDAVQDARRSVWLNVVLVLAISLVGVGLAGWWAARRISEPIRALGKAVDRLGAGEDASVAIEGTSEIRHLQHGFNQAARALAESHRLLQSRISEATAELARKNQQLEVASQAKTRLLAAASHDLRQPLHALTLFSDGLANGETDPARLQRIGHIRECVDSLDRLFSELLNLSQLDAGVLQPQWADFPLDRLFDEISRNFRPVAEQQGLRLVARKTELWVRCDYVMLSRILNNLVSNSLRHTLEGGVLIGARRRGKGVRIDVVDTGVGIAPQHQARVFEEFYQVETAGRQAPRGARGMGLGLATVQRLAELLNTRVDLTSRPHKGTCVRVLVRSAPAALPQPAAAPAPGAAEEEASLENLRILVIDDERTILEGLTVVLANWGAEVLAAQTRAEALALADAWEQPPDVVVSDLLLQGGDNGLDVIAALERHPRGIGPGTARLLVTGETKPDRLREVASAGIAVLYKPVSPRVLRQAIQTQRAAVLSNADA; from the coding sequence ATGAACTGGAACTTCCACGTCCTCCGGGGGCTTGCGCGCCTCACCTTCGCCCAGCAGCTGATCCTGCTCGCCCTGGTGCCGGCCACCGCGGCCACGCTGGCGGCCATTGCCGTGCTGACGCGCCAGCACCTGGGCAACCTGACCGAGCTGATGCGCGCCAACGCGCAGACGGTGGCCATGCAGGTGGCCACCGCGGCGCAGACGCCGCTGCTGCGCATGGACCGCCGCATGCTGCAGCGCACCGCCCAGTCGGGTACCTACCAGCCACACGTGCAGCAGGTGCAGATCTGGTCGGAGGACGGCGAGATCGTCGCCAACTCCGAGACCGTCGACCGCGCGCGCGGCGAGGGCCTGCAGGTGGTGGTGCCCATCGTCAGCGACGAAGGCAGGCACAACGGCAAGGTGATGGTGGAAATGAGCCTGGACGCGGTGCAGGACGCGCGCCGCTCGGTCTGGCTCAACGTGGTGCTGGTGCTGGCGATCAGCCTGGTGGGCGTGGGGCTCGCCGGCTGGTGGGCGGCGCGGCGCATCAGCGAGCCGATCCGCGCGCTCGGCAAGGCCGTGGACCGGCTGGGCGCGGGCGAGGACGCGAGCGTGGCCATCGAAGGCACCTCCGAGATCCGGCACCTGCAGCACGGCTTCAACCAGGCGGCGCGCGCCCTGGCCGAGAGCCATCGCCTGCTGCAAAGCCGCATCAGCGAGGCCACCGCCGAGCTCGCGCGCAAGAACCAGCAGCTCGAAGTGGCAAGCCAGGCCAAGACGCGCCTGCTGGCCGCGGCCAGCCACGACCTGCGCCAGCCGCTGCATGCGCTCACGCTCTTTTCGGACGGGCTGGCCAACGGCGAGACCGATCCGGCGCGCCTGCAGCGCATCGGCCACATCCGCGAGTGTGTCGACTCGCTCGACCGGTTGTTCTCCGAGCTGCTCAATCTCTCGCAACTCGACGCCGGCGTGCTGCAGCCGCAGTGGGCCGACTTTCCGCTGGATCGGCTGTTCGACGAGATCAGCCGCAACTTCCGGCCGGTGGCCGAGCAGCAGGGGCTGCGCCTGGTGGCGCGCAAGACCGAACTCTGGGTGCGCTGCGACTACGTGATGCTCTCGCGCATCCTCAACAACCTGGTGTCGAACTCGCTGCGCCACACCCTCGAGGGCGGCGTGCTGATCGGTGCGCGGCGGCGCGGCAAGGGGGTTCGCATCGACGTGGTCGACACGGGCGTGGGCATCGCGCCGCAGCACCAGGCGCGCGTGTTCGAGGAGTTCTACCAGGTGGAGACCGCGGGCCGCCAGGCACCGCGCGGCGCACGCGGCATGGGCCTCGGGCTGGCCACGGTGCAGCGCCTGGCGGAGCTGCTCAACACGCGCGTCGACCTCACGTCCAGGCCGCACAAGGGCACCTGCGTGCGCGTGCTCGTGCGCTCGGCGCCGGCCGCGCTGCCGCAACCGGCCGCCGCGCCCGCCCCCGGCGCCGCCGAAGAAGAAGCGAGCCTGGAGAACCTGCGCATCCTGGTGATCGACGACGAGCGCACCATCCTCGAGGGCCTGACGGTGGTGCTCGCCAACTGGGGCGCCGAAGTGCTGGCCGCGCAGACGCGCGCCGAAGCGCTGGCGCTGGCCGACGCCTGGGAGCAGCCGCCGGACGTGGTGGTGAGCGACCTGCTGCTGCAGGGCGGCGACAACGGCCTGGACGTGATCGCCGCGCTCGAGCGCCACCCGCGCGGCATCGGGCCGGGCACGGCACGGCTGCTGGTCACGGGCGAGACCAAGCCGGACCGCCTGCGCGAAGTGGCGAGCGCCGGCATCGCAGTGCTCTACAAACCGGTGTCGCCGCGCGTGCTGCGCCAGGCGATCCAGACGCAGCGCGCGGCGGTGCTGTCGAACGCCGACGCCTGA
- the phnD gene encoding phosphate/phosphite/phosphonate ABC transporter substrate-binding protein, whose amino-acid sequence MVCRGAATAALALLAGLPLAASAQPAPQPDAPVRFGILPLGGAFESRSDWDPLLAELSRAIARPVSVLSVNSYDALDQAIRRDEVDMAFLSGKMALDAVTQRRMKVVAQVVRHDGLPGYRALLLARKAPPFNSMKSLLAEPERWRLARGERQSVSGFIVPQLQLFLPNHIAMETRFLSEIVGTHQTTALAVANNEADVATNNTADFERFKQRFPAEAERLQVLWESELIPHAQIVVRREYPPELRSRVQAFLVGYGRAKGPKGDAERVVLKSLHDLAGFVAADNSSLQPAAKLAYQLARQNAMSAQWVNDAARQARLSRIESGYAEQTAVLRDLSP is encoded by the coding sequence ATGGTGTGCCGCGGTGCTGCAACCGCCGCGCTGGCGCTGCTTGCCGGCCTGCCGCTGGCGGCCTCTGCCCAGCCCGCGCCGCAGCCCGATGCGCCGGTTCGCTTTGGCATCCTGCCGCTGGGCGGTGCCTTCGAGTCGCGCAGCGACTGGGATCCGCTGCTGGCCGAACTCAGCCGCGCCATCGCCAGGCCCGTGAGCGTGCTGTCGGTCAACTCGTATGACGCGCTCGACCAGGCCATCCGGCGCGATGAGGTCGACATGGCGTTCCTCTCCGGCAAGATGGCGCTCGACGCCGTCACCCAGCGCCGCATGAAGGTGGTGGCCCAGGTGGTGCGGCACGACGGGCTGCCCGGCTACCGGGCCCTGCTGCTGGCGCGCAAGGCGCCGCCCTTCAACAGCATGAAGAGCCTGCTCGCGGAACCCGAGCGCTGGCGCCTTGCGCGCGGCGAGCGGCAGTCGGTGTCGGGCTTCATCGTGCCGCAGCTGCAGCTGTTCCTGCCCAACCACATCGCAATGGAAACGCGCTTCCTGAGCGAGATCGTCGGCACCCACCAGACCACCGCGCTGGCCGTGGCCAACAACGAAGCCGACGTGGCCACCAACAACACCGCCGATTTCGAGCGCTTCAAGCAGCGCTTTCCGGCCGAGGCCGAGCGGCTGCAGGTGCTGTGGGAGTCGGAGCTCATTCCGCATGCGCAGATCGTGGTGCGGCGCGAATATCCGCCCGAGCTGCGCAGCCGCGTGCAGGCCTTCCTGGTCGGCTACGGCCGCGCGAAGGGGCCCAAGGGCGACGCCGAGCGCGTGGTGCTCAAGTCGCTGCACGACCTGGCCGGCTTCGTGGCTGCGGACAACAGCTCGCTGCAGCCCGCCGCCAAGCTGGCCTACCAGCTGGCCCGGCAGAACGCCATGAGCGCGCAGTGGGTCAACGATGCCGCGCGGCAGGCGCGGCTCTCGCGCATCGAAAGCGGGTACGCGGAACAGACCGCCGTGCTGCGCGACCTGTCTCCCTGA
- a CDS encoding phosphate/phosphite/phosphonate ABC transporter substrate-binding protein, producing MLRLLRSVAAALALLAVAAACLAQGRAGTADKAGAAPVKSIRFGVLPLGGAVESRALWTPLLADLSQAMGVPVSAYSVASYEELDRAIKRDEIDMAFLSAKMALDAVMQRRMKVVAQIARRPGMPTHRAVLLTRKTGLPSTLEAVLAEPERWRLARGDSRSVTGFLVPQSQLFLPRGIAMETRFRGEIVGTHQATALAVANGDADVATNNTTDFERFREQFPVEAARLHIVWESEPPPGAQMVVRRSYPPEFQARLQAFLVGYGQGKGPRADTEREVLKTLRAAYGYATADDSALLAEAMLEYQLGKQSAMAAAWVNDAAREKRLQRLEKNYREQVEALRAGAGTAR from the coding sequence ATGCTGCGTCTCCTGCGTTCGGTTGCCGCGGCGCTCGCGCTCCTGGCCGTTGCCGCCGCCTGCCTGGCACAGGGCCGCGCCGGCACGGCGGACAAGGCAGGTGCCGCGCCGGTCAAGTCGATCCGCTTCGGCGTGCTGCCGCTGGGCGGCGCCGTCGAATCGCGCGCCCTGTGGACGCCGCTTCTGGCCGACCTGAGCCAGGCCATGGGCGTGCCCGTGAGCGCCTACTCGGTGGCGTCGTACGAGGAGCTCGACCGCGCCATCAAGCGCGACGAGATCGACATGGCCTTTCTCTCGGCCAAGATGGCGCTCGATGCCGTGATGCAGCGGCGCATGAAGGTGGTGGCGCAGATCGCGCGCCGGCCCGGCATGCCGACGCACCGCGCCGTGCTGCTGACGCGCAAGACCGGCCTGCCCAGCACGCTGGAGGCCGTGCTCGCCGAGCCCGAGCGCTGGCGGCTGGCGCGCGGCGACAGCCGCTCCGTGACCGGCTTCCTCGTTCCGCAGAGCCAGCTTTTCCTGCCGCGCGGGATTGCGATGGAAACGCGCTTTCGCGGCGAGATCGTCGGCACCCACCAGGCCACCGCGCTCGCCGTGGCCAACGGCGATGCCGACGTGGCCACCAACAACACCACCGACTTCGAGCGCTTCAGGGAGCAGTTCCCGGTGGAGGCCGCGCGGCTGCACATCGTCTGGGAGTCCGAGCCGCCGCCCGGTGCGCAGATGGTGGTGCGGCGCAGCTATCCGCCCGAGTTCCAGGCGCGGCTGCAGGCCTTCCTGGTGGGCTACGGACAGGGCAAGGGCCCGCGCGCGGATACCGAGCGCGAGGTGCTGAAGACCCTGCGCGCGGCCTATGGCTATGCCACCGCCGACGACAGCGCGCTGCTGGCCGAGGCCATGCTCGAATACCAGCTCGGCAAGCAGAGCGCCATGGCCGCCGCCTGGGTCAACGACGCGGCGCGCGAGAAGCGCCTGCAGCGCCTCGAGAAGAACTACCGTGAGCAGGTCGAGGCCTTGCGCGCCGGAGCTGGCACCGCACGATGA
- the tssK gene encoding type VI secretion system baseplate subunit TssK, with translation MSWRTKVVWSEGMLLQPQHLQQSERHADHARHVLLRSTTPYAWGFAEIEIDQAALTLGKLALVRAVGLFGDGTVFDMPAVDPLPEPIDIPPAMRDEAVVLALPLRRAGAREADAEDYEELVRHRVLESEVPDSNTAGERTAVLQLGQLHTRLMRASEATDAWTTLGVARVLERRVDNQVQLDRAMLPPLLDVAGHAVIRSWLDELLGLLRQRGEALAGRMTQGGTGGVAEIADFMLLQTVNRNEAVFAHLARSAMLHPQHFFEHALGLAGDLASFRDSRRVTRFGPYIHDDLALSFRPLMDDLRRSLSMVLEQSAIRIDLHDRKHGVRVAVVTDVELQRKATFVLAVNANMPSEALRARFPTQVKIGPVERIRDLVNLALPGVTLTPMPVAPRQIPFHTGANYFELETRNSDLWRQLEQSGGIAMHIAGDFPGLDLAFWAIRS, from the coding sequence ATGAGTTGGCGAACAAAAGTGGTCTGGAGCGAGGGGATGCTGCTGCAGCCCCAGCACCTGCAGCAAAGCGAGCGTCATGCCGACCATGCGAGGCATGTGCTGCTGCGTTCCACCACGCCCTATGCCTGGGGATTCGCGGAGATCGAGATCGATCAGGCCGCGCTCACGCTGGGCAAGCTCGCACTGGTGCGCGCGGTGGGCCTCTTCGGCGACGGCACGGTGTTCGACATGCCGGCGGTCGATCCGCTGCCCGAGCCCATCGACATTCCACCCGCCATGCGCGACGAGGCCGTGGTGCTGGCGCTGCCGCTGCGCCGCGCCGGCGCCCGCGAGGCCGACGCCGAAGACTATGAAGAGCTGGTGCGCCATCGCGTGCTCGAGTCCGAAGTGCCCGACTCCAACACCGCCGGCGAGCGCACCGCGGTGCTGCAGCTGGGCCAGCTCCACACGCGCCTGATGCGCGCCAGCGAAGCCACCGACGCCTGGACCACGCTGGGCGTGGCGCGCGTGCTGGAGCGCCGCGTCGACAACCAGGTGCAGCTCGACCGCGCGATGCTGCCGCCGCTGCTGGACGTGGCGGGCCATGCGGTGATCCGTTCCTGGCTCGACGAGCTGCTGGGCCTCCTGCGCCAGCGCGGCGAGGCGCTGGCCGGCCGCATGACGCAGGGCGGCACCGGCGGCGTGGCCGAGATCGCCGACTTCATGCTGCTGCAGACCGTCAACCGCAACGAGGCGGTCTTTGCGCACCTGGCCCGAAGCGCCATGCTGCACCCGCAGCATTTCTTCGAGCATGCGCTCGGGCTGGCCGGCGACCTCGCGAGCTTTCGCGATTCGCGCCGCGTCACGCGCTTCGGCCCCTACATCCACGACGACCTGGCGCTGAGCTTCCGCCCGCTGATGGACGACCTGCGGCGCAGCCTCTCGATGGTGCTGGAGCAGTCGGCCATCCGCATCGACCTGCACGACCGCAAGCACGGCGTGCGCGTGGCGGTGGTGACCGACGTGGAGCTGCAGCGCAAGGCGACCTTCGTGCTCGCGGTGAATGCCAACATGCCGAGCGAGGCGCTGCGCGCGCGCTTTCCCACGCAGGTCAAGATCGGCCCGGTCGAGCGCATCCGCGACCTCGTCAACCTGGCGCTGCCGGGCGTCACGCTCACGCCGATGCCGGTGGCACCGCGGCAGATTCCCTTCCACACCGGCGCCAACTACTTCGAGCTCGAAACGCGCAACAGCGACCTGTGGCGCCAGCTGGAGCAATCGGGCGGCATCGCGATGCACATCGCGGGCGACTTCCCCGGCCTCGACCTCGCGTTCTGGGCCATCCGTTCCTAG